From Manduca sexta isolate Smith_Timp_Sample1 chromosome 21, JHU_Msex_v1.0, whole genome shotgun sequence, the proteins below share one genomic window:
- the LOC115442213 gene encoding FK506-binding protein 59 isoform X2: protein MTVDEGVDITGDRGVLKRIIKVGEGTETPNQGCHVSVHYTGTLLDGTKFDSSRDRNEPFQFCLGKDSVIKAWDIGVATMKKGEVCVLTCAPEYAYGASGSPPKIPPNATLQFEIEMLDWKLEDLSPDKKNGILRHIITKGSGFDSPNDGALVTVELEGKLQADGKVFDTRTVTFNLGEGSDHNICEGVERALEKFLKGEKSRLIIKPKYAFKTKGNQELGVPPDATVEYEVTLTNFEKAKDSWQMDGAENLDNAKIFKEKGTNYFKESKYQLAIKMYKKVVSLLDDLANNTIEPEEIRAKAKELLTSAHLNLALVYLKVTPVHHFEAREHATKALKFDENNVKGLFRRGQASLGLGEAEAALRDFQKVVELEPQNKAAANQLIVCRATIQKQKQKEKQLYANMFDKFAKHDSEVTDREDKS, encoded by the exons ATGACCGTCGACGAAGGCGTTGATATCACAGGCGATCGCGGAGTTTTGAAGAGGATCATCAAAGTTGGCGAGGGTACGGAGACACCGAACCAAGGCTGCCATGTGTCTGTGCATTATACCGGGACATTATTAGACGGGACAAAGTTCGATTCCAGTCGGGATAGGAATGAACCCTTTCAATTCTGTCTAGGAAAAG ACTCGGTGATAAAGGCATGGGACATCGGCGTGGCGACGATGAAGAAGGGTGAGGTGTGTGTGCTGACGTGCGCGCCGGAGTACGCCTACGGCGCCTCGGGCAGCCCGCCAAAGATACCGCCCAACGCGACACTGCAGTTCGAA ATTGAAATGCTTGACTGGAAACTGGAAGATTTGAGTCCGGACAAGAAGAACGGCATCCTGCGACACATCATCACAAAGGGCAGCGGTTTCGACAGCCCCAACGATGGTGCTCTGGTCACAG TCGAACTCGAAGGCAAACTGCAGGCGGACGGCAAGGTTTTTGACACCAGGACGGTAACATTCAACCTTGGAGAAGGCAGCGACCACAACATCTGCGAAGGAGTCGAGAGAGCCCTAGAGAAGTTCCTCAAAGGAGAGAAGTCACGGCTCATCATCAAACCCAAGTATGCCTTCAAGACCAAAGGAAACCAGGAGTTGGGTGTGCCACCAGATGCAACCGTTGAGTATGAGGTCACGTTGACCAACTTCGAGAAGGCGAAAGATTCTTGGCAGATGGACGGTGCTGAGAACTTGGATAATGCAAAGATATTTAAGGAAAAAGGAACAAATTACTTCAAGGAGTCCAAGTATCAGCTGGCCATTAAGATGTACAAGAAAGTGGTCTCGTTGCTTGACGACT TGGCGAATAACACCATCGAACCAGAAGAGATCAGGGCGAAGGCCAAAGAGCTGTTGACATCGGCACACTTGAACTTGGCCCTGGTGTACCTGAAGGTGACTCCGGTGCATCACTTCGAAGCCAGGGAGCACGCCACGAAGGCGCTCAAGTTTGACGAAAACAACGTGAAGGGTCTGTTCAG GAGGGGACAAGCCTCACTCGGTCTCGGTGAGGCGGAGGCGGCGCTGAGGGACTTCCAGAAAGTGGTGGAACTCGAGCCGCAAAACAAG GCGGCTGCCAACCAGTTGATCGTGTGCCGCGCGACGATACAGAAACAGAAGCAGAAGGAGAAGCAGCTGTACGCCAACAT